A stretch of the Chanos chanos chromosome 1, fChaCha1.1, whole genome shotgun sequence genome encodes the following:
- the mgst2 gene encoding microsomal glutathione S-transferase 2: MATDLPVLLAAVSLLSGLHMGYIARRVGWSRMKHKIMPPVVTGHPEFERTFRAQQNCVEFYPIFLMTLWIAGLFCNEELAAIGGIVYIVAREMYFVGYSTSTKKRLPGFSLQLVALIILAVMAASGILHAILDKYLDINLLSRFW; encoded by the exons ATGGCAACGGACCTCCCTGTTCTTTTAGCTGCGGTGTCATTATTATCTGGTCTTCACATGG GGTACATAGCCAGACGTGTGGGATGGTCCAGAATGAAGCACAAAATTATGCCACCTGTTGTCACTGGTCATCCAGAATTTGAGAGAACATTTCGTGCCCA ACAGAACTGTGTGGAGTTTTACCCCATCTTCCTGATGACCTTGTGGATTGCTGGGCTTTTCTGTAATGAAG agcTAGCCGCTATTGGAGGAATTGTGTATATTGTGGCCCGAGAGATGTATTTTGTTGGCTACTCTACCTCGACTAAGAAAAG GTTGCCAGGATTTTCTTTGCAATTGGTTGCACTTATAATCCTGGCTGTCATGGCAGCCAGTGGGATTCTTCATGCAATCTTGGACAAATACCTTGACATCAACCTCCTTTCCAGATTCTGGTGA
- the scocb gene encoding short coiled-coil protein B, which produces MNSDVDGDKENQAEWEEKMRLINQVLELQHTLEDLSVRVDAVKEENLKLKSENQVLGQYIENLMSASSVFQTTDSKSKRK; this is translated from the exons ATGAACTCGGATGTGGACG gtgacaAGGAAAATCAGGCAGAGTGGGAGGAGAAGATGAGGCTGATAAACCAGGTCCTTGAGTTGCAACATACACTTGAGG acctCTCAGTAAGAGTGGATGCTGTGAAAGAGGAGAATTTGAAGCTGAAATCAGAGAACCAGGTTCTGGGTCAGTACATTGAGAACCTTATGTCTGCATCCAGCGTATTCCAGACGACTGATTCAAAGAGCAAACGGAAATAA